The following proteins come from a genomic window of Aspergillus oryzae RIB40 DNA, chromosome 4:
- a CDS encoding uncharacterized protein (permease of the major facilitator superfamily), whose amino-acid sequence MHITRSCGTLIFLWGAVLLCMAGADDFRSLMAVRFFLGALESGVSPCFVQLTSMFYKRNEQPLRTGIWFSMNGIAQVVGGIVAYGIGHIKSDIPVYKFPFLIFGSATVVWAVPFFLFAAPSPAAAKWLSSAEKDVAIKRVSENKTGLDNKEFKLYQAREALIDPQVWILILFVIANNIPNGGISAFGPLIIEGFGYSKLGTTLLGMPFGGAQVLALLITGFLAGRIKNCRIILMCGGLVVAILGLSLMYALPEENKLGRLLGYYLAIGFSATYVLSLGLIQANIAGRTKKTVVTAALFIAYCVGNLIGPQLFFEREEPHYRSGFIAMIICLALDFILLVILHRLYVLKNKKVNPLTIKFMAGD is encoded by the exons ATGCATATCACAAGATCTTGTGGGACTTTGAT ATTCCTCTGGGGAGCAGTCCTCCTCTGCATGGCAGGTGCAGATGATTTTCGCAGTTTGATGGCTGTTCGTTTCTTTTTAGGTGCCCTGGAAAGTGGAGTTAGTCCTTGCTTCGTACAGTTGACATCGATGTTCTATAAAAG AAACGAACAACCTCTTCGAACTGGTATTTGGTTCTCGATGAACGGGATTGCTCAAGTGGTTGGAGGCATTGTAGCT TACGGGATTGGGCACATTAAGAGCGATATACCTGTTTACAAG TTCCCTTTCCTTATCTTTGGCTCCGCCACAGTTGTCTGGGCAGtgcccttcttcctttttgctgCTCCAAGTCCTGCCGCAGCGAAGTGGTTATCTTCGGCGGAGAAGGATGTTGCCATCAAACGAGTGTCGGAGAACAAGACCGGCCTTGACAATAAGGAGTTCAAGCTCTATCAAGCACGCGAAGCTCTTATAGATCCTCAAGTGTGGATCTTGATACTCTTTGTTATTGCGAACAACATCCCAAAT GGAGGCATCAGTGCCTTCGGACCGCTGATCATCGAGGGATTCGGTTACTCAAAGCTTGGAACTACTCTCCTGGGAATGCCATTTGGAGGAGCACAGGTCTTGGCTCTTCTCATTACGGGGTTTCTCGCAGGAAGGATTAAAAACTGCCGAATCATTCTTATGTGTGGTGGCCTCGTTGTGGCTATCCTGGGACTGAGTCTCATGTACGCTCTTCCCGAGGAAAACAAGCTTGGCCGGCTTCT CGGGTACTATCTTGCCATTGGGTTCAGTGCGACTTATGTCCTTTCCCTAGGGTTGATTCAAGCCAACATCGCCGGGCGAACAAAGAAGACCGTCGTAACTGCCGCTCTTTTCATTGC GTACTGCGTGGGTAATCTGATTGGCCCCCAGCTATTCTTTGAAAGAGAGGAGCCACATTACAGATCTGGATTCATTGCCATGATTATTTGTCTGGCCCTGGATTTTATCTTGCTTGTCATCCTGCACAGATTATATGTgctaaagaacaaaaaggtaAACCCACTCACTATCAAGTTCATGGCAGGCGACTGA
- a CDS encoding uncharacterized protein (metal-dependent amidase/aminoacylase/carboxypeptidase), whose protein sequence is MAINFINQPSSEGTTGLPKHVIQLVSEAIDSASSELRRLNLEKRKPASCLPDDALPELGHACGHNLIATSTLASAVGASAAMKELIIPGTLIVMGTPAEETGGGKYIMANHGAWKDCSVVLMTHAMPDFSTARTVTKASWKFRAKFHGKAAHAAAAPWNGNNACDAIVMAYNGLGLLRQQIQKTESIQSVILEAGKAPNIIPDYAEGSFSLRAFDSKALERLRSRVIPIFDGAAASMGCTVELFWDALYEDVVTNMALASRYTHYMINDLGLTPADILPPSDLSAKVDQNGSSYVARRNTTLDPSQKALTLQISSDFGNCSYIQPGIQTLFSINATDMPHTPSFQKAAGTDFAHTESLRAGKANALIGLEVLLDEGFYKEVKSDWINDMKERGRLPE, encoded by the exons ATGGCGATCAATTTTATCAACCAACCCAGTAGCGAAGGCACTACTGGTCTTCCAAAGCATGTTATCCAACTCGTTTCGGAGGCTATTGACTCGGCGTCGTCAGAGCTGCGTCGACTGAACTTAGAG aagagaaagcctGCAAGCTGCTTGCCGGATG ACGCCCTTCCTGAGCTTGGCCATGCTTGCGGTCACAATTTGATTGCCACATCAACACTGGCATCAGCCGTCGGGGCCTCTGCCGCTATGAAGGAACTGATAATCCCAGGAACGTTGATCGTGATGGGAACGCCCGCTGAAGAGACCGGCGGGGGTAAATATATCATGGCGAACCATGGCGCGTGGAAGGACTGTAGCGTCGTCCTCATGACACACGCCATGCCGGACTTCTCGACCGCGAGAACGGTGACGAAGGCTTCATGGAAGTTCAGAGCCAAGTTTCATGGAAAGGCTGCACACGCGGCAGCCGCACCGTGGAATGGAAACAACGCCTGTGATGCCATTGTAATGGCGTATAACGGTTTAGGGCTACTTCGTCAACAGATCCAAAAGACGGAAAGCATCCAGTCTGTTatccttgaagctggaaaaGCACCCAATATTATTCCCGACTACGCTGAAGGTAGCTTTTCTCTGCGTGCGTTTGACTCAAAGGCGTTGGAGCGTCTCCGAAGCCGCGTGATACCCATTTTCGACGGAGCTGCAGCGTCTATGGGCTGTACTGTTGAATTATTTTG GGACGCATTATATGAAGACGTTGTAACCAACATGGCTCTAGCGAGCCGCTATACCCACTATATGATCAATGATCTGGGCCTCACGCCCgcagatattcttcctccatcaGATCTTTCAGCCAAGGTGGATCAGAATGGTAGCTCGTATGTTGCAAGGCGGAACACAACCCTGGACCCGTCGCAAAAGGCACTAACGTTGCAAATCTCCAGCGATTTCGGAAACTGTTCTTATATTCAACCCGGTATTCAGACATTGTTCAGCATTAACGCTACGGATATGCCTCATACCCCTTCCTTCCAGAAAGCGGCGGGTACAGACTTTGCACATACAGAGTCATTGAGAGCTGGAAAGGCCAATGCTTTGATAGGGCTCGAGGTCCTGCTTGACGAGGGGTTCTACAAGGAAGTAAAAAGTGATTGGATAAACGACATGAAGGAGCGTGGTCGTCTTCCCGAGTGA
- a CDS encoding aromatic alcohol reductase (predicted protein), producing MEIYAAGYMPWPTSKIEPVRKSRIHPRESLRVQLFRLVPYSSRHGSILLVFVCRPPHFTVLRSQVLLHSSKAQFPSTVRVIPVDYNSIPELTTALNNQDAIISTLTTAAADVQHTLIDAAITAGVKRFIPSEFGADTGNPNASTLPVYQSKIAVNKALQAKAAENPSFTYTLIRHGPFLDWGLNAGFFFDWRSEAPTFYDGGDRPFSTTTLATIGQAVVGVLLHFDETKNRPVYIHDLVTSQRQIYTIVQKLAPQRKWNPVDVSTAELEVKAREEWAKGNTDLRSIVGLLCRAVFAEGYGGEFKNVDNELLGLGFKTEADLEEVVKTILGDSL from the exons ATGGAGATATATGCTGCAGGGTACATGCCGTGGCCCACTTCAAAAATT GAACCGGTAAGGAAATCGAGGATACATCCTCGGGAGAGTCTCCGGGTCCAGTTATTCCGTTTGGTTCCGTATAGCAGCAGACACGGTTCAATCTTATTGGTGTTTG TCTGTCGTCCACCGCACTTTACAGTTCTAAGATCCCAAGTCTTGCT ACACTCCTCCAAAGCCCAATTCCCCTCCACCGTCCGAGTAATCCCAGTCGACTACAACTCCATCCCAGAGCTCACCACCGCTCTAAACAATCAAgacgccatcatctccaccctAACCACCGCCGCCGCGGACGTGCAACACACCCTAATCGACGCCGCAATCACCGCAGGCGTCAAACGATTCATTCCCTCCGAGTTCGGCGCCGACACTGGCAACCCCAATGCCTCCACCTTACCCGTCTACCAATCCAAGATCGCCGTCAACAAGGCTCTCCAGGCAAAAGCCGCGGAGAACCCTTCCTTCACATATACGTTGATCCGCCACGGACCCTTCCTCGACTGGGGTCTTAACGcgggtttctttttcgacTGGAGGTCCGAGGCACCTACCTTTTATGATGGTGGTGATCGACCATTTAGTACCACCACTCTGGCCACGATCGGTCAGGCGGTCGTTGGAGTTTTGTTGCACTTCGACGAGACGAAGAATCGTCCCGTTTATATCCATGATTTGGTCACCAGTCAGCGCCAGATCTATACTATTGTCCAGAAACTGGCTCCCCAGAGGAAGTGGAATCCTGTGGATGTTAGTACGGCTGAGCTAGAGGTGAAGGCGCGGGAAGAATGGGCGAAGGGGAATACGGATTTGCGGTCTATTGTTGGTCTTTTGTGTCGGGCGGTGTTTGCGGAGGGGTATGGTGGGGAGTTTAAGAATGTTGATAATGAGCTTCTTGGGTTGGGGTTTAAGACGGAGGCTGATcttgaggaggttgtgaagACGATTTTGGGGGATTCTTTGTAA